In the genome of Dickeya fangzhongdai, one region contains:
- the ydfG gene encoding bifunctional NADP-dependent 3-hydroxy acid dehydrogenase/3-hydroxypropionate dehydrogenase YdfG, with product MIIFVTGATAGFGEAITRRFIKEGHQVIATGRRQDRLDALKAEFGAALLTLRLDVRDRQAIEQAIASLPAEWRNIDVLVNNAGLALGLEPAHKANVSDWETMIDTNNKGLVFMTHALLPEMVKRNAGHVINIGSTAGNWPYLGGNVYGASKAFVRQFSLGLRADLSGTRVRVTNIEPGLVGGTEFSAVRFKGDEAKVSQTYDKSNPLTPEDVTEAVFWVATLPAHVNINTLEMMPVSQTYGGLKVNRDE from the coding sequence ATGATTATTTTTGTTACCGGTGCAACGGCGGGATTTGGTGAAGCGATTACCCGGCGGTTTATCAAGGAAGGTCATCAGGTTATCGCCACGGGCCGCCGTCAGGATCGTCTTGATGCGCTGAAAGCCGAGTTTGGCGCGGCGCTTCTCACGCTGCGTCTCGATGTTCGCGATCGACAGGCTATCGAGCAGGCCATCGCCTCTCTGCCTGCTGAATGGCGCAATATTGATGTGCTGGTCAACAATGCCGGTTTGGCATTAGGGCTGGAGCCGGCTCACAAAGCCAACGTCAGCGACTGGGAAACCATGATCGATACCAACAATAAGGGGCTGGTGTTCATGACCCATGCGTTGTTGCCGGAAATGGTGAAACGCAATGCCGGCCATGTCATTAATATCGGCTCTACTGCAGGCAACTGGCCTTATCTGGGCGGGAACGTCTACGGTGCCAGCAAGGCGTTCGTACGCCAGTTCAGCCTGGGGTTGCGCGCCGACCTGTCCGGCACCCGGGTGCGGGTAACCAATATTGAGCCGGGTCTGGTGGGCGGAACCGAGTTCTCTGCCGTGCGTTTCAAAGGGGATGAGGCCAAGGTCAGCCAGACTTATGATAAATCCAACCCGCTGACGCCGGAAGATGTGACGGAAGCGGTATTCTGGGTAGCGACACTGCCGGCGCACGTCAACATCAACACGCTGGAAATGATGCCGGTGAGCCAAACCTACGGCGGTCTTAAGGTTAATCGCGACGAGTAA
- the manA gene encoding mannose-6-phosphate isomerase: MQKMRNSVQNYAWGSKHALTELYGIENPGNLPMAELWMGAHPKSSSLLLDEQGQTHNLRELINSDQPGFLGDAVAQRFGELPFLFKVLCAEQPLSIQVHPNKSAAEAGFTRENAAGIALDSPQRNYKDANHKPELVFALTSYLAMNGFRELTEIAGLLQPLADAHPAIAAFLQRPDSQTLTTLFSSLLSMNGEQKASAIAELKRVLDSQHGEPWDTIRFIAQFYPDDGGLFSPLLLNVVTLKPGEAMFLYAETPHAYLQGVALEVMANSDNVLRAGLTPKYIDIPELLANVRFESKPAASLLTSPIKTANELSFPIPVDDFAFSLHYLTDAPQTLSQQSAAIIFCVEGQAVLEKGAQQVKLLPGESCFISASESPVQVQGQGQIARVYNRPLMV; encoded by the coding sequence ATGCAAAAAATGCGCAACAGTGTGCAGAATTACGCTTGGGGCAGTAAACACGCGTTAACTGAACTGTATGGGATTGAAAACCCGGGTAACCTTCCAATGGCGGAACTGTGGATGGGCGCACATCCGAAAAGCAGTTCTCTGCTGCTTGACGAGCAAGGGCAAACGCACAATCTGCGGGAGTTGATCAATAGCGATCAGCCCGGTTTTCTGGGTGATGCGGTAGCCCAGCGCTTTGGCGAATTGCCGTTCCTGTTCAAGGTATTGTGCGCCGAACAGCCGCTGTCGATTCAGGTACACCCGAATAAATCCGCCGCCGAGGCGGGATTCACCCGGGAAAATGCCGCCGGCATCGCGCTGGATTCTCCCCAACGCAATTACAAGGACGCCAACCACAAACCGGAACTGGTCTTCGCCCTTACCTCCTACCTGGCGATGAACGGCTTTCGCGAACTGACCGAGATTGCCGGTCTTTTGCAGCCGCTGGCCGACGCCCATCCGGCGATCGCCGCGTTTTTACAGCGCCCGGACAGCCAGACGCTGACAACGCTGTTCTCCAGCCTGTTAAGCATGAACGGCGAACAGAAAGCGTCGGCTATCGCAGAACTGAAACGCGTGCTGGATAGTCAACACGGCGAACCCTGGGATACCATCCGATTTATTGCGCAGTTTTACCCTGATGACGGCGGTCTGTTCTCTCCGCTATTGCTGAATGTCGTCACGCTGAAACCCGGCGAAGCCATGTTCCTGTATGCCGAAACCCCGCATGCCTACCTGCAGGGCGTGGCGCTGGAAGTGATGGCCAATTCGGACAACGTCCTGCGCGCCGGCCTGACGCCCAAATATATTGATATTCCCGAGCTGCTCGCCAACGTCCGTTTCGAATCGAAACCTGCCGCTTCTCTGCTCACCTCGCCGATAAAAACGGCCAATGAACTGAGTTTCCCCATTCCGGTCGATGACTTTGCCTTTTCACTGCATTATCTTACGGATGCGCCGCAAACGCTCAGCCAACAGAGCGCGGCGATAATTTTTTGCGTCGAAGGCCAGGCGGTGCTGGAAAAAGGGGCTCAACAGGTCAAGCTGCTGCCAGGCGAATCCTGCTTTATCTCCGCCAGCGAATCACCGGTTCAGGTTCAGGGCCAGGGTCAGATTGCCCGCGTCTATAACCGGCCTTTAATGGTATAA
- a CDS encoding DUF1161 domain-containing protein — protein MKKAMLAGTLLLLLTPLMAQASCERVRDDIARKIIANGVPESGFELDIVPNDQVSQHGGQVVGHCEQDTQKIVYIRLSDDTDVLAQPMAPTGKSR, from the coding sequence ATGAAGAAAGCAATGCTGGCCGGTACGTTGTTACTGCTGCTTACACCGCTAATGGCGCAAGCGTCCTGCGAACGCGTTCGTGACGATATCGCCCGCAAGATTATCGCGAACGGTGTCCCTGAATCGGGTTTCGAACTGGATATTGTGCCTAATGATCAGGTCAGTCAGCACGGCGGACAGGTTGTTGGCCATTGCGAACAGGATACGCAAAAAATCGTCTATATTCGCCTGTCGGATGACACCGATGTTCTGGCCCAACCTATGGCGCCGACCGGCAAATCTCGCTGA
- a CDS encoding DUF1283 family protein, translating to MQKKTRNLLLLLTSSLLSLSLLQSAQAAQHIIIDNGNSALSKEAARQSSEDWNETRTLRNKVNKHLEKRVDKADRDFDKADMAEALEEKCKASSNFNAYWEPNSLRCLDRRSGRPVTP from the coding sequence ATGCAGAAAAAAACACGTAATCTACTCCTTCTTCTTACTTCATCGCTGTTGAGTCTGAGTCTCTTGCAGTCTGCACAGGCAGCGCAACATATCATTATTGATAACGGCAACAGTGCGTTATCCAAAGAGGCGGCGCGTCAGAGCAGCGAGGATTGGAACGAAACGCGCACCTTGCGTAATAAAGTCAACAAGCATCTCGAAAAACGGGTCGACAAGGCGGACAGAGATTTCGACAAGGCCGATATGGCCGAAGCGCTTGAAGAGAAATGCAAAGCCAGTTCCAACTTCAATGCTTACTGGGAACCCAATTCATTACGTTGCCTTGACCGTCGCTCTGGCCGCCCGGTAACACCCTGA
- the bioD gene encoding dethiobiotin synthase has protein sequence MLKRMFVTGTDTAVGKTVVSKALLQALTKTGKTVVGYKPVAKSCTETEEGLRNKDALVLQEASSIPLTYQQVNPVSLQEDEISASELEINYCAMTEGLNQLSELSDMVVVEGSGGWRTLMNDMRTYSEWVVQEQLPVVLVVGIKLGCINHALLTAQAVINDGLPLVGWVANRINPGLANYAEIIHALREKIPAPQLGELPYLPRAEQRDLSAYIDLSAINQSF, from the coding sequence ATGTTAAAGCGTATGTTTGTTACAGGAACGGATACTGCCGTGGGGAAAACGGTGGTATCGAAGGCGTTATTACAGGCGCTGACGAAAACGGGCAAAACCGTAGTGGGTTATAAACCTGTCGCCAAGAGCTGTACGGAAACGGAAGAGGGATTGCGTAACAAAGATGCGCTGGTGTTGCAGGAAGCGTCGTCGATCCCATTGACTTACCAGCAGGTTAATCCGGTGTCGTTGCAGGAAGATGAAATCAGCGCCAGTGAGCTGGAGATCAATTACTGTGCGATGACCGAGGGCTTGAACCAGCTCAGCGAGTTGTCGGATATGGTTGTCGTCGAGGGCAGCGGCGGCTGGCGTACATTGATGAACGACATGCGAACCTATTCGGAGTGGGTGGTTCAGGAGCAACTGCCGGTCGTGCTGGTGGTTGGGATCAAGCTCGGTTGTATTAACCATGCGCTGCTGACGGCGCAAGCCGTTATTAATGATGGGCTACCGCTGGTGGGCTGGGTGGCGAACCGCATCAACCCAGGTCTGGCCAACTATGCCGAAATCATTCACGCTCTGCGCGAAAAAATCCCCGCGCCTCAACTAGGCGAATTACCGTATCTGCCTCGTGCCGAACAGCGGGACCTGTCCGCTTATATTGACCTTTCTGCTATTAACCAGTCGTTCTAA
- a CDS encoding LysR family transcriptional regulator — MNIELRHLRYFIAVAEELHFGRAAEKLHISQPPLSQQIQALEEQIGAQLLERNNRNVRLTQAGELFLKEAWAIINQVNQAAERAARIQRGEIGELNIGFTSSAPFVKQVSRSLLQFRQSYPEVHIQMLEINTKQQIEPLLDGKLDLGVMRNNPLPETLRHQLLLHEPMVAVVHEEHPLAAAPGGHISIQQLANEPFVFFAREVGTALYDEVLTLLKKYGITPYITQEVGEAMTIIGLVSSGLGVSLLPASFRRIRVDGVKYLSLQEKDAISEMWLVTHQHRPLNTAAQTLITLMLGSTVKNMCG; from the coding sequence ATGAATATCGAACTCAGACATTTACGCTACTTTATTGCCGTAGCGGAAGAACTTCATTTCGGGCGCGCCGCTGAAAAGCTGCATATCTCCCAGCCACCGCTCAGTCAGCAGATACAGGCGCTGGAAGAGCAAATCGGCGCCCAACTGCTGGAACGTAACAATCGCAACGTGCGCCTGACCCAGGCGGGCGAGCTGTTCCTGAAAGAAGCCTGGGCCATCATCAATCAGGTTAATCAGGCGGCGGAGCGCGCCGCCCGTATCCAGCGCGGGGAAATCGGGGAGCTCAATATCGGTTTCACCTCGTCGGCGCCTTTTGTCAAACAGGTTTCGCGCAGTTTGTTGCAGTTTCGCCAGAGTTACCCCGAAGTACATATCCAGATGCTGGAGATCAACACCAAACAGCAGATTGAGCCGCTGCTTGACGGCAAGCTGGATCTGGGCGTGATGCGTAATAATCCGCTGCCGGAAACACTGCGCCATCAGCTGTTGCTACACGAGCCGATGGTCGCGGTGGTGCATGAAGAACATCCGCTGGCCGCCGCCCCCGGTGGTCACATCAGTATTCAGCAGTTGGCCAACGAACCGTTTGTTTTTTTCGCCCGGGAAGTGGGAACCGCGCTGTACGACGAAGTGCTGACATTGCTCAAGAAATACGGCATTACCCCTTACATTACCCAGGAAGTTGGCGAGGCGATGACCATTATCGGGCTGGTATCTTCCGGTCTGGGGGTGTCCCTGCTGCCGGCGTCATTCCGTCGTATCCGGGTAGATGGCGTCAAGTACCTGTCTTTGCAGGAAAAAGATGCTATTAGCGAAATGTGGTTGGTCACTCATCAACACCGGCCGCTGAACACCGCCGCTCAAACGCTGATCACACTTATGCTGGGCAGCACCGTCAAAAATATGTGCGGTTAA
- a CDS encoding MFS transporter, with translation MSVSVTDDIQPQRNTHAPVYKNPFITRGTPTFIRVTLALFSAGLATFALLYCVQPILPVLSQAFGVSPATSSLSLSVSTITMAVGLLFTGPLSDTIGRKNVMVVSLLLASVCTLIGSMMTNWTGLLAMRALVGLSLSGVAAVAMTYLSEEIHPSVVAFSMGLYISGNSIGGMSGRLLTGVITDFFNWRVSIACIGVVALLASLTFWRILPDSRHFRAGSLRPKTLWINVRLHWRDAGLPLLFAEGFLLMGTFVTLFNYIGYRLLGAPYNLSQTVVGLLSVVYLTGSYASPRAGAMIARFGRGPVLVGSVALMLSGLLLTLFSSLLIMFAGMMLFAAGFFAAHSVASSWIGVRALRARGQASSQYLFCYYLGSSLAGTSGGFFWYHYGWTGLVLFLSCLLVLALWIGLKLNSLKNTV, from the coding sequence ATGTCCGTTTCTGTCACCGACGACATTCAACCTCAACGCAACACTCACGCGCCCGTTTATAAAAATCCGTTTATCACCCGAGGTACGCCGACGTTCATTCGCGTCACGTTGGCGCTGTTTTCCGCCGGCCTGGCGACGTTCGCTTTACTGTACTGCGTGCAACCGATACTGCCGGTGCTGTCGCAGGCGTTTGGCGTGTCGCCGGCAACCAGCAGCCTGTCGCTCTCTGTCTCCACCATTACCATGGCGGTCGGGTTATTGTTTACCGGCCCGCTGTCGGACACCATCGGTCGTAAAAATGTGATGGTGGTGTCCCTGTTGCTGGCCTCGGTCTGTACCCTGATTGGTTCGATGATGACGAACTGGACGGGACTACTGGCCATGCGGGCGCTGGTTGGCTTATCGCTCAGCGGTGTGGCGGCGGTGGCGATGACGTACCTGAGCGAAGAAATTCACCCCAGCGTGGTGGCGTTCTCAATGGGGTTATACATCAGCGGCAACTCTATTGGCGGCATGAGCGGGCGCCTGCTGACCGGGGTTATTACCGATTTTTTCAACTGGCGTGTCTCTATCGCCTGCATCGGCGTGGTCGCCCTGCTGGCCTCGCTGACGTTCTGGCGGATCTTGCCTGATTCCCGCCATTTTCGCGCGGGTTCGCTGCGGCCCAAAACACTGTGGATCAATGTCCGCCTGCACTGGCGTGACGCGGGTTTGCCGTTGTTGTTCGCCGAGGGTTTCCTGCTGATGGGGACCTTTGTCACCCTGTTCAACTACATTGGCTATCGGTTGCTGGGCGCACCCTATAACCTGAGTCAGACTGTCGTAGGATTGTTGTCGGTGGTCTACCTGACCGGTAGCTACGCTTCCCCGCGCGCCGGGGCGATGATCGCCCGTTTTGGCCGGGGACCGGTGCTGGTCGGCAGTGTGGCCCTGATGCTGTCCGGTCTGCTGCTGACCCTGTTCAGCTCGCTGCTGATAATGTTCGCCGGGATGATGCTGTTCGCGGCGGGGTTCTTTGCCGCCCACTCGGTCGCCAGCAGTTGGATTGGCGTGCGGGCGCTGCGCGCCAGAGGCCAGGCATCATCCCAGTATCTGTTCTGCTATTATCTGGGGTCGAGCCTGGCTGGTACCTCCGGCGGTTTCTTCTGGTACCACTACGGCTGGACCGGTCTGGTACTGTTTCTGTCATGCCTGCTGGTACTGGCGCTGTGGATCGGGTTGAAACTGAATTCCCTGAAAAACACGGTGTAA
- the fumC gene encoding class II fumarate hydratase, translating to MSDTRIEKDSMGPIAVPAAHLWGAQTQRSLEHFRISEEKMPRALIVALAQTKRAAARVNMDLGLLPADKGDAILQAADEVLNGLHAGEFPLAIWQTGSGTQTNMNMNEVLANRASEVLGGVRGNERLVHPNDDVNKSQSSNDVFPTAMHVAAVTVVREHLIPELNVLQQTLADKAAQFVDIVKIGRTHLQDATPLTLGQEISGWVAMLAHNLRHIENSIPHLCELALGGTAVGTGLNTHPEYAVRVAAELASLTGHPFVTAPNKFEALATCDALVHGHGALKGLAASLMKIANDVRWLASGPRCGIGEIAIPENEPGSSIMPGKVNPTQCEAMTMLCCQVMGNDVAVNMGGASGNFELNVFRPMVIHNFLQSVRLLADGMKSFNEHCAVGIEPNRERINHLLNESLMLVTALNPHIGYDKAAEIAKKAHKEGLTLKASALKLGYLTEEQFTQWVRPEDMVGSMKS from the coding sequence ATGTCAGACACTCGAATCGAAAAAGACTCCATGGGGCCGATTGCCGTACCGGCAGCGCACCTTTGGGGAGCTCAGACCCAGCGCTCGCTGGAGCATTTCCGTATTTCGGAAGAGAAAATGCCGAGAGCGCTGATCGTGGCGCTGGCGCAAACCAAGCGGGCGGCCGCCCGCGTTAATATGGATCTGGGGCTGTTGCCTGCCGATAAGGGCGACGCCATTCTTCAGGCCGCGGACGAGGTACTGAACGGGCTGCACGCCGGCGAATTCCCGCTGGCTATCTGGCAGACCGGCTCCGGTACCCAGACCAATATGAATATGAACGAAGTGCTGGCGAATCGGGCCAGCGAAGTGTTGGGCGGTGTGCGGGGCAACGAACGACTGGTGCATCCGAATGACGATGTCAATAAGAGCCAGAGTTCTAACGATGTTTTCCCCACCGCGATGCATGTGGCGGCGGTCACCGTGGTGCGGGAACACCTGATCCCTGAGCTGAACGTGTTGCAGCAAACGCTGGCGGATAAAGCCGCGCAATTTGTCGATATCGTCAAAATCGGCCGAACCCATTTGCAGGACGCGACGCCGCTGACGCTGGGGCAGGAGATTTCCGGCTGGGTGGCGATGCTGGCGCATAATTTGCGTCACATCGAAAACAGTATTCCGCACCTGTGCGAACTGGCGTTGGGCGGCACCGCGGTCGGTACCGGATTAAATACGCACCCGGAATACGCGGTGCGGGTGGCGGCGGAACTGGCGTCGCTGACCGGTCACCCGTTTGTCACCGCGCCGAACAAGTTTGAAGCGTTAGCCACCTGCGACGCACTGGTTCACGGGCACGGCGCCTTGAAAGGGCTGGCGGCATCGTTGATGAAAATTGCCAACGATGTTCGCTGGCTGGCGTCCGGGCCGCGTTGCGGTATCGGCGAAATCGCCATTCCGGAAAACGAACCGGGCAGTTCCATCATGCCGGGCAAGGTCAATCCTACGCAGTGTGAAGCCATGACCATGCTGTGTTGCCAGGTGATGGGAAACGATGTGGCGGTAAACATGGGCGGCGCGTCCGGTAATTTCGAATTGAACGTGTTCCGTCCGATGGTGATCCACAACTTCCTGCAGTCGGTACGGCTGCTGGCTGACGGCATGAAAAGTTTCAACGAGCATTGCGCCGTCGGGATTGAGCCTAATCGCGAGCGCATCAACCATCTGTTGAATGAGTCGCTGATGCTGGTGACGGCGCTCAATCCGCACATCGGTTATGACAAAGCGGCGGAAATCGCCAAAAAAGCCCATAAAGAAGGGCTGACGCTGAAAGCGTCGGCGTTGAAGCTGGGCTACCTGACCGAAGAACAGTTCACCCAGTGGGTACGTCCGGAAGATATGGTTGGCAGTATGAAGTCTTAA
- a CDS encoding class I SAM-dependent methyltransferase, whose product MESSKSHQQSVEQQFGEQASAYLNSAVHAQGEDLAELARRLQGKNHASVLDLGCGAGHVSFTVASLVGNVVACDLSPRMLDVVASAAQEKGLTNIRTQQAVAESLPFADGSFDVVISRYSAHHWQDVGQALREVRRVLKPGGEAILMDVVSPGHPVLDVYLQTVEMLRDTSHVRDYTPGEWLTMLSEAGLTVRSLQTSRLHLEFQSWVTRMRTPEHFVTAIRALQQQMSAEVTHHYDIRQDGSFTTDIAFIVVSQG is encoded by the coding sequence ATGGAAAGCAGTAAAAGTCACCAGCAGTCCGTCGAACAACAATTTGGCGAGCAGGCCAGCGCCTATCTGAACAGTGCCGTTCATGCTCAGGGAGAAGATTTGGCCGAATTGGCTCGCCGTCTGCAGGGTAAAAACCATGCCAGCGTGCTGGACTTGGGCTGCGGCGCCGGTCATGTCAGTTTTACCGTTGCCAGCCTGGTCGGCAACGTGGTGGCATGCGATTTATCGCCGCGCATGCTGGATGTCGTAGCCAGCGCCGCACAGGAAAAAGGCCTGACCAATATCAGGACTCAACAGGCGGTGGCGGAATCATTGCCGTTTGCCGACGGCAGCTTTGACGTGGTGATCAGCCGTTATTCGGCCCATCACTGGCAGGATGTCGGTCAAGCCTTGCGGGAAGTAAGAAGGGTGCTGAAACCGGGAGGCGAAGCCATCCTCATGGATGTGGTTTCACCAGGACACCCGGTGCTGGATGTGTATTTACAAACCGTAGAAATGCTGCGCGACACCTCTCACGTGCGCGATTACACGCCGGGTGAATGGCTGACGATGCTGAGTGAAGCCGGGCTGACAGTACGTTCGCTGCAAACTTCACGCCTGCATCTGGAATTCCAGAGCTGGGTGACGCGCATGCGAACCCCTGAACATTTTGTCACCGCCATTCGTGCTCTGCAGCAACAGATGTCAGCTGAGGTCACACACCATTACGACATTCGACAGGATGGCTCTTTCACCACCGATATTGCGTTTATCGTCGTCAGCCAGGGCTAA
- the tus gene encoding DNA replication terminus site-binding protein, translating into MAAYDLIERMNHCFTTLEAQLSDMHQLFRTFRFAGGHIFTLPPVEKGTEHDPVTQIHVTPVTGDDACDAGLQHFRHLFIHHHAETVSSKAAIRLPGVLCFRVDQPEYLQAYQLITDINARKKELEQIITVESGLEPEQRFDFVHTHLKGLITLSAYRTITLLVDPTSVRFGWANKNIIKNITRDELLEKLEKSLRAGRSQAPYSKEQWASLLEQEIRDVKRLPEQASLKIKRPVKVQPIARVWYQEQQKQVQYPCPSPLLVLCRQDAVPVMGELNDYDADNIQHRHRPKAKPLRLLIPRLHLYTDDGM; encoded by the coding sequence ATGGCAGCCTATGATCTGATCGAGCGTATGAATCATTGCTTCACTACCCTTGAAGCGCAATTGTCCGACATGCATCAGTTGTTTCGGACCTTTCGCTTTGCCGGCGGGCACATTTTTACCCTTCCGCCGGTAGAGAAAGGCACCGAGCACGACCCGGTCACGCAGATTCACGTCACACCAGTAACAGGCGATGACGCATGCGACGCCGGCTTACAGCATTTTCGCCATCTATTTATTCACCACCACGCGGAAACCGTCAGCAGCAAAGCGGCGATTCGCCTGCCCGGCGTGCTGTGTTTTCGGGTTGATCAGCCGGAATACCTGCAGGCGTATCAGTTAATTACCGATATCAACGCGCGGAAAAAAGAACTCGAACAGATCATTACGGTGGAATCCGGGCTGGAACCGGAGCAACGTTTCGATTTTGTTCATACCCACTTAAAAGGGCTGATCACGCTCAGCGCCTACCGCACTATTACCCTGCTGGTCGACCCGACGTCGGTGCGATTTGGCTGGGCCAATAAGAACATCATCAAAAATATCACCCGCGATGAGTTGCTGGAAAAACTGGAGAAAAGCCTGCGCGCCGGGCGCAGCCAGGCGCCGTACAGCAAGGAACAGTGGGCGTCCCTGCTGGAGCAGGAAATCCGTGATGTAAAACGCCTGCCGGAGCAGGCGTCGCTGAAAATAAAACGACCGGTGAAAGTGCAGCCTATCGCCAGAGTCTGGTATCAGGAGCAGCAGAAGCAGGTGCAGTATCCCTGCCCTTCGCCGTTGCTGGTGTTATGCCGCCAGGACGCGGTACCCGTGATGGGCGAACTGAACGACTACGACGCTGACAACATTCAGCACCGGCACCGTCCCAAAGCCAAGCCATTACGGCTATTGATCCCCCGGCTGCATCTGTACACCGATGACGGCATGTGA
- the mlc gene encoding sugar metabolism global transcriptional regulator Mlc, which yields MIVSGQPGHIDQIKQINAGGVYRLIDENGPISRIELSKQAQLAPASITKIVRELMEAHLVRETEYQEMGSRGRPAIGLVLDTEAWHYLSVRISNQIMTLALRDLSGHLVVEELVDLPTEHPQSLLDRILIEIDQFFIRHQRKLERLTAIAITSPGMVDSSTGIIHRMPFYDVEEMAIGPALEKRTGVPVYLQHDICAWTMAEALFGASRGCQNVIQIVIDHNVGAGVITGGRILHAGSRTLVEIGHTQVDPYGKRCYCGNHGCLETVASIESMLELAQQRLKGSMSSLLHGSPLTVESLCDAALKGDQLAKDIIVDVGNNVGRITAIMVNLFNPEKILIGSPLNQAADILYPAIIDCIRRQALPAYSHHLQVTSTHFYNQGTVPGAALIKDALYNGSLLIKLMQG from the coding sequence GTGATTGTCAGTGGTCAGCCGGGACACATCGATCAGATTAAACAGATTAATGCAGGTGGCGTTTATCGGCTGATCGATGAAAATGGCCCCATCTCCCGCATCGAGTTGTCAAAACAGGCCCAGCTAGCTCCTGCCAGCATTACCAAGATTGTGCGCGAACTGATGGAAGCCCATCTGGTACGGGAAACGGAGTATCAGGAAATGGGCAGCCGTGGGCGCCCGGCTATCGGTCTGGTTTTGGATACCGAAGCCTGGCACTACCTGTCGGTACGGATCAGCAACCAGATCATGACGCTGGCTCTGCGCGATCTCAGCGGGCACTTGGTCGTGGAGGAACTGGTTGATTTACCTACAGAACATCCGCAATCGTTGCTTGATCGCATCCTGATTGAAATCGATCAGTTTTTTATTCGCCATCAGCGCAAACTGGAGCGCCTGACGGCTATCGCCATCACGTCGCCGGGGATGGTGGATTCGTCCACCGGCATCATTCATCGTATGCCGTTTTACGATGTGGAAGAGATGGCGATCGGCCCGGCGCTGGAAAAGCGCACCGGCGTGCCGGTTTATTTACAGCACGATATCTGCGCCTGGACTATGGCGGAGGCGCTGTTTGGCGCGTCACGCGGTTGCCAAAACGTCATCCAGATTGTCATCGACCATAACGTGGGCGCCGGCGTCATTACCGGTGGCCGCATCCTGCATGCCGGCAGCCGGACGCTGGTGGAAATCGGCCATACCCAGGTCGATCCTTACGGCAAACGTTGCTATTGCGGCAATCACGGTTGTCTGGAAACCGTCGCCAGCATAGAAAGCATGCTGGAACTGGCCCAACAGCGTCTGAAAGGGTCAATGAGTTCGCTGCTGCACGGCTCGCCGTTAACGGTGGAGTCTTTATGCGACGCCGCGCTAAAGGGCGATCAATTGGCGAAAGATATTATTGTTGATGTCGGCAATAATGTGGGGCGGATTACCGCCATCATGGTTAACCTGTTCAATCCGGAAAAAATTCTGATCGGTTCGCCGCTGAATCAGGCCGCCGATATCCTGTATCCCGCCATCATCGACTGCATTCGCCGTCAGGCGCTGCCGGCCTATAGTCACCACCTGCAAGTGACGTCCACCCATTTCTATAATCAGGGGACCGTACCCGGCGCGGCGCTAATCAAGGATGCGCTCTATAACGGCTCTTTGCTGATTAAACTGATGCAGGGCTAA